In Flavobacterium sp. 83, the genomic window AAAGGTGTTTGTATTCATTACGCTACCGTATTTAATGATATTATGAATAAAATGGGGATACAATCCTATATAATTGAAGGTTATACTAAGCAATATGGGAAAGTGTCAAATTTGGCCCATGCTTGGTGTGCGGCAAAACTTGGATCTAAGTGGTATTTATTTGACCCTACTTGGGCTTCAGGGTATGTAAACAATGGGAGATTTTTCAAAAAATTAAATGAATCTTATTTTAAAGTAGAACCAAGTAAATTAATTTCTTCCCATATTCCATTTGATTATTTGTGGCAGTTTCTAAATTACCCTACGACCAATAATGAATTTTATGAAGGTTTAACTCAAATTAATAAGTCAAAGAAGTACTTCAATTTTGAAAGTGAAATTGTGAAATACAATGCTTTATCAGAAAGTGATAAATTATTAGAATCTGCAGCACGGATAGAGAAAAACGGTGTGATAAACTCAATAATTTTAGAACGTTTAGAACGTAAGAAAAAAGAAATCGCTTATTTGCTACATAATACAAATATTGAAAAATTGAATTCAATAGTCAACAATTACAATGATGCTGTTGATTTATTAAATGAATTTATTCATTATAGGAATAATAAGTTCAAGCCCGTTTTATCTGATGATGAAATCAGCCAAATGATCGAATTGCCGATTAAAAAATTAACGCAATGCCAAGACACTATTTATAGCGTTGGTGCGGTTGGAAAGAGTAATTCTTCTAATTTAAGTTCATTAAAAAAATCTATCAATGATGTTTTAGGACAGGCAAAAGAACATGAAAAATTTGTGCAAGAATATTTAAGTAAACCAAGAACCTTAAGAAAAACGATGTTTACAAAGGTTTTTTGGTCTGGAGTTCCATTAAATTAAGTTGCTTTTTTAAAACTAACTTGCATAGTAGTCCCTTTTCCTATTTCGGAGTTAAGCACTTTTATGGTTCCTTTGTGGTATTCTTCCACAATTCGCTTGGTTAAAGAAAGTCCTAAACCCCAACCGCGTTTTTTAGTGGTAAAGCCAGGTTCAAAGATAGTTTTGAATTGCTTTTTCTGAATCCCACCTCCGGAATCGATAATGTTTATTTTTACATAGTCACCTTCTTGTTCTATTTCTAAAGCTAGTTTTCCGCGTCCTTTCATAGCGTCAATAGCATTTTTTACCAGATTTTCTATTGTCCAACTGTGTAAAGTAGGGTTTAATGATACTATTATTGGAAATTTAGGCGCTTTAAAGGAAAATTCAATTTGTTTCGAAAATCGGGATTGTAAATAATCATAAGATTGCTGTGTTTCTGCTACAATATCTTTGTTTTCTAATTTTGGTTCAGAACCAATTTTTGAGAAACGATCTGTTATGGTTTGTAAACGTTCAATGTCTTTTTCAATTTCGAAAGTAGTAGTTTCATCTACATTTTCGGATTTCAGGAGTTCAACCCAGCCTATTAAGGAGGAAAGTGGCGTCCCTATTTGATGTGCGGTTTCTTTAGCCATTCCAGCCCAAAGTTTGTTTTGCGTGGCCATTTTTGTACTTCTGTAAAAGTTGTAAACCAATCCGCCAAAAAGCACTATGATTAGTACTAATGCAACGGGATAGTATTTTAGTTTATTCAGTAATGCGGAATTACCGTAATATAGTTTTTGAAATTTTCCAGGGACATATTCAATTACAATCGGGTCGTTTTCGTTTTTCAAATCGTGTAAAAATGCATTTGCCTTAGTTTTATTTTTTACAATTGCATCATCAATATTTACCGTATTTATGATGCTATCATTTTCCGTCAATATTATGGGGATTGAGGTATTATTACTGAAAATCTGAAGAGGAAGTTCAACATCTGTATTTTCGCCAGCGTTAATAAGAGTTTTTTGAGCCTTTGCCCAAAGGTTCATTTTTAATCGTTCTTCATTTTTAAAGATTTGAAAAAACGTATAAGTGTTCCAAAGAATCAATGAAATTATTAAAAAGGAAGCGAAAATAATGATCCAACGGGTTGTATTTCTTCTTTCAGAAAACTGCATAAATTAAATTTTGAATTATAAATATAACGAAATTATTGCTTTAGTATTTTAGTTTTAATCAAAGAATATTTTTTCAAAAAATCACACCTTGTTTTTATTCTAAATCTCGATTACTACTTCTTAAACTTGATTCAATTGTCTACTTTTGTATCTTTAGAAGATAAATTAAAAATATATGATTAGTATTGATCCCAAAAGTATTGAAACGGCTAAGTTGCAAGGCTATTTGCAAAGCTCTGTTGGACCAAGACCTATCGCTTTTGCAAGTACTATTGGTGTCAATGGAATTCCTAATGTATCGCCTTTTAGTTTCTTTAATGTGTTCAGTGCCAATCCGCCAATCCTTATTTTTTCACCGGCAAGACGGGTTCGTGATAATTCGATTAAACATACTTTAATTAATGCCGAAGCAACTCGTGAAGTAGTAATTAATGTGGTGAATTATGATATGGTTCAACAAACTTCTCTGGCAAGTACGGAATATGCTGATGGAGTAAATGAGTTTATAAAGTCAGGTTTGACTCCAATTCCTTCCGAAGTGGTAAAGCCTTTCAGGGTAAAAGAATCACCGGTTCAATTTGAATGTAAAGTTACTCAGATTATTCCTTTGGGAAGTGAAGGAGGTGCAGGAAATTTGATTCTTTGTGAAGTATTGCGTATTCATATTGACGAATCTATTTTGGACGAAAACGGAGCAATTGATCAGTATAAAATAGATTTAGTTTCAAGATTAGGTGGCAACTGGTATTCCAGATCAAATCAAGGACTATTTGAAGTGCCAAAACCATTGTCAACACTAGGAATTGGAGTGGATGCAATTCCAAATTTTGTAAAAGAAAGCATTGTTTTTAATGGGAATGATTTAGGTAAATTAGGAAATGTAGAAGCCTTGCCTACATTGGAGGAAGTTAGTATATTTGTACAGCAAAATTTTGCAGTAAAAGGGGTTTTAAG contains:
- a CDS encoding flavin reductase family protein translates to MISIDPKSIETAKLQGYLQSSVGPRPIAFASTIGVNGIPNVSPFSFFNVFSANPPILIFSPARRVRDNSIKHTLINAEATREVVINVVNYDMVQQTSLASTEYADGVNEFIKSGLTPIPSEVVKPFRVKESPVQFECKVTQIIPLGSEGGAGNLILCEVLRIHIDESILDENGAIDQYKIDLVSRLGGNWYSRSNQGLFEVPKPLSTLGIGVDAIPNFVKESIVFNGNDLGKLGNVEALPTLEEVSIFVQQNFAVKGVLSSDDVVKVHLEAKKYLDNNDVFSAWKVLLAERKK
- a CDS encoding transglutaminase domain-containing protein translates to MKNIYLAISLFLSLVSFGQDSSGYILIDNKMDAISANSTNSTEAIANYINTNFKTETDKVRAAFYWTASNISYDAANMFSVNFNITPQEQILKTLKTRKGVCIHYATVFNDIMNKMGIQSYIIEGYTKQYGKVSNLAHAWCAAKLGSKWYLFDPTWASGYVNNGRFFKKLNESYFKVEPSKLISSHIPFDYLWQFLNYPTTNNEFYEGLTQINKSKKYFNFESEIVKYNALSESDKLLESAARIEKNGVINSIILERLERKKKEIAYLLHNTNIEKLNSIVNNYNDAVDLLNEFIHYRNNKFKPVLSDDEISQMIELPIKKLTQCQDTIYSVGAVGKSNSSNLSSLKKSINDVLGQAKEHEKFVQEYLSKPRTLRKTMFTKVFWSGVPLN
- a CDS encoding PAS domain-containing sensor histidine kinase — its product is MQFSERRNTTRWIIIFASFLIISLILWNTYTFFQIFKNEERLKMNLWAKAQKTLINAGENTDVELPLQIFSNNTSIPIILTENDSIINTVNIDDAIVKNKTKANAFLHDLKNENDPIVIEYVPGKFQKLYYGNSALLNKLKYYPVALVLIIVLFGGLVYNFYRSTKMATQNKLWAGMAKETAHQIGTPLSSLIGWVELLKSENVDETTTFEIEKDIERLQTITDRFSKIGSEPKLENKDIVAETQQSYDYLQSRFSKQIEFSFKAPKFPIIVSLNPTLHSWTIENLVKNAIDAMKGRGKLALEIEQEGDYVKINIIDSGGGIQKKQFKTIFEPGFTTKKRGWGLGLSLTKRIVEEYHKGTIKVLNSEIGKGTTMQVSFKKAT